The DNA segment AAACCGCACCCGCTTTGATATCGAGCTAATCGATAAAATGGGCGGCGCAAAGCAAATCCTAAAAGCGGTTAAGGCGCGCCGATTAGTCGGCATCCTAGTCGATCAAAACACCGCCAAAGACGAGGGCGTAGAGGTCAAATTTTTCGGACGAAAGGTTTTACATACGCCTGCGGTTAGCATTTTCGCGCAAAAAACGGACGCGCTCATCGTGCCCGCATTTATCCGCGAAAAAGGGGCGAACCTCAGCGAAATTTGCTTTTTTCCGCCGATTGACGTTAGGGATTTTGACAAAGACGAAGCCGTTCTAAAGGCCACGCAAGCGCAATCAGATGCCACCGAGGCCGCCGTACGCGAGAAGCCGGACGAGTATTTTTGGTTTCACAAACGATTTAAGCATTTTAACGAGGAAATTTATAAATGCTAAGCGTCGTAATCCTCACGCTTAACAGCGAAAAATACCTCGCCGAGGTGCTAAGAAGCTGCGAATTCGCAGACGAAGTCGTCGTCGTCGATAGCGGCTCGCAGGACGCTACTGAGCAAATTTGCTCTGAGTTTAAAAACGTCAAATTTCACAAGCAAAAATGGCTGGGATTTAGCGCACAAAAGCAGCTGGGCGTCGATCTAGCGCGTAATCACTGGGTTTTCGTGCTAGATAGCGACGAGGTGATTTTAGAGCCTTTGCGAGAGGAAATTTTGCAGGTTTTGCAGCGTCCTGGGTTTTGCGCATACGAGGTGGCTCGCGCAAATATCTTTTTCGGCAAAGAAGTGCGCACTATGGGGCTTTACCCAGACTACACGGTTAGGCTGTTTGACAAGACGCGGGCGGAGTTTGACGGGCGCGAGATACACGAAAAGGTCGTTTTAAAAAGCGTGGCCAAAACGGACGAACAAACCTCGGCGGACGCAGCAAATTTAACCACCGCTAAAAATCAAATCGGCAGGCTAAAAAACCACTTCAAACACTACGCATATGGTAGCATCGAGCAGTTTATCGCCAAGCAAAATCGTTACTCGAGCCTCGGTGCAAAGGGCGCAAAATCAAGTAAATTTAAAGCCGTTTTAAATCCCGCGTGGACGTTTTTTAAGCTATTTTTCCTAAAGGGCGGCTGGCGCGAGGGCTGGCGCGGCTACGTGATAGCAAGGCTTTACTCGCAATATACATTTTGGAAGTACGTAAAATGAAAGATAAAAAAATCAAAATCCTCGTTATGAAATTTAGAAACATCGGCGACGTGTTGCTCACGACTCCGCTCATCGAAAACCTGCGCCGTATCTACCCCGACGCGCAGATAGATTTCGCGCTAAACAAGGGTACCGAGGCGATGATCGAGGGCAACCCGAACATCCAAAACATCCATATCTACGACCGCGCAAATATAAAAGAGGTCGGCTTTCTCAAACGACTTTGGCGCGAGCTAAAGTTTATCCGCGCTATCAAAAAGCAAAAGTACGACATCGCCGTGCAGACCACGACTGGCGACCGCGGCATCATCGTCGCCAAATACGCAAAGATAAAAACCATCGTGGGCTTTGAGGGCAAAAACAAAGCCGTAAATAAAATAATCACGCACAAAGCCCCTAAAATAGGCGGCCTGCGCCACACCGTGGATAGAAATCTAGATGCCCTGGCCGCGCTTGGATTTGAGCCTAGCGGCAAGCGAGTGAGCGTGTACTTCGATCCGGACTGCATCAGCCATCTAAATTTGCCGCCTAAATTTATCCACGTGCACCTAACTAGCCGATGGATGTTTAAGTGCGCGGACGATGAAACTATGGCCGCGATAATCGACTTTTGCGAGGGGCTGGGCGTGCGCGTAGTGCTGACGGCAGATAACAACGACGCTGAGCTAAAAAAGCTAGACGACGTGCTGGCGCTATGCTCCTCTAGTCCCGTAAATCTGGGCGGCAAACTCACCCTAAAGCAAACCGCCGCGCTCTCAAAGCGCTCCGTGATGTTTATCGGCGTGGATACGGCGATCATGCACCTAGCCGCGGCCAACGACGTGCCCGTGATCGCGCTGTTTGGGCCTAGCGGGGCGTTTGAGTGGGGACCGTGGGATAACGATCTAAACGAAAACGGCTACACGCAGCGTAACGGCAACCAAACTATGGGCAAGCACGCGGTATTTCAAAAAGACTGGGGCTTCGTACCGTGCGACAAAGAGGGGATGATAAAGCACGGCGTGGAGCGAACGCTGATGAGATTTGAGGGCGAGGAGCTAGAGGCGATAAAGAGCAAAATCAGGGAAAATTTGGAGCGGGGTTAGGTGGGCTTTATTAAATTTGACTTTTTTATCATTCTTTTTTTGAGTATTTTTTGTATAAAAAATGACTAAGACTAATCTCGTGATCAATCACGTTCCATAGGCGCCATTTATCTACACTAAATATCTTCTCATATAGTACACCGTCTTCGCCACATATCTTGGCTGAAAAATATCTCTCCCCTACAGAATCAGGCAATATATTGTAAAACAGTTTCATGCATGATATTTTATGACCGATTACTTCTTTTGTATCGTTTTTGATAATAATATTTTCACTAGAATATAGAAAATTGGCAACAAATTTATTCAATTTGATTTCATTATCTATAACTGTGTAGCTTATCTTTGGCATATCGCTCTTTTGGTTTATCTTTTGCGTAATTATCTTGTTTCTAATATTACTAGATTCGCTCGAAAGCTCGAACATTAACTTTTCTTGAGCGCTAATATTACTCGTGTATTTACTATGTTCATCAGATTTATATTTTATTTCCCCGTTTTCAAGCCTTTTATGAAGTTCTTCTTGTAAAGCTTTATAGGAAGCTTTAGCTTCATTATACTCTTTCATAATTTTTAGATATTCTTTAAATTTGCTAGAATTTTCATCAAATGAAAAAATGATCACGTTTCCGTCGGATAAATTTAAAGCTAAAGTTTTTAAATGAATGCCATCTAGATAGTTTCTCTTCATCCGCTCCGCATCTTCTTTTGTAAAGGGCTGTTCATTATCTTCAAAATAAATACTCTGCGGATACTCTACGGTCTGTTTTACAAAGGCTTTTGGAGCGGTAGCGCAATAATACGCCCCAAGTATATTTGTAATAATGATATCGTAAGTAGGGATTAGAAATAGCGCGGCCACTACGATACCTCTGATCCAAATTTTATTAGTGTATTTTGCGGTAATGACCATAACTATAGTGCTAACTGCC comes from the Campylobacter rectus genome and includes:
- a CDS encoding glycosyltransferase family 2 protein, with the protein product MLSVVILTLNSEKYLAEVLRSCEFADEVVVVDSGSQDATEQICSEFKNVKFHKQKWLGFSAQKQLGVDLARNHWVFVLDSDEVILEPLREEILQVLQRPGFCAYEVARANIFFGKEVRTMGLYPDYTVRLFDKTRAEFDGREIHEKVVLKSVAKTDEQTSADAANLTTAKNQIGRLKNHFKHYAYGSIEQFIAKQNRYSSLGAKGAKSSKFKAVLNPAWTFFKLFFLKGGWREGWRGYVIARLYSQYTFWKYVK
- the rfaQ gene encoding putative lipopolysaccharide heptosyltransferase III yields the protein MKDKKIKILVMKFRNIGDVLLTTPLIENLRRIYPDAQIDFALNKGTEAMIEGNPNIQNIHIYDRANIKEVGFLKRLWRELKFIRAIKKQKYDIAVQTTTGDRGIIVAKYAKIKTIVGFEGKNKAVNKIITHKAPKIGGLRHTVDRNLDALAALGFEPSGKRVSVYFDPDCISHLNLPPKFIHVHLTSRWMFKCADDETMAAIIDFCEGLGVRVVLTADNNDAELKKLDDVLALCSSSPVNLGGKLTLKQTAALSKRSVMFIGVDTAIMHLAAANDVPVIALFGPSGAFEWGPWDNDLNENGYTQRNGNQTMGKHAVFQKDWGFVPCDKEGMIKHGVERTLMRFEGEELEAIKSKIRENLERG
- a CDS encoding tripartite tricarboxylate transporter TctB family protein, with the protein product MGMIILFVYIIPYLAVSTIVMVITAKYTNKIWIRGIVVAALFLIPTYDIIITNILGAYYCATAPKAFVKQTVEYPQSIYFEDNEQPFTKEDAERMKRNYLDGIHLKTLALNLSDGNVIIFSFDENSSKFKEYLKIMKEYNEAKASYKALQEELHKRLENGEIKYKSDEHSKYTSNISAQEKLMFELSSESSNIRNKIITQKINQKSDMPKISYTVIDNEIKLNKFVANFLYSSENIIIKNDTKEVIGHKISCMKLFYNILPDSVGERYFSAKICGEDGVLYEKIFSVDKWRLWNVIDHEISLSHFLYKKYSKKE